The genomic interval ATAGCCATAATCTTCAAAGACCTTGCCCGTAGCAGGATACCCAGGATGCTCAATGGCGATTCGTTGAAAGTGCTCTTTAAAGAGTGCGGCAAGACGGTTCATGGAGTCTGTAAATCCACCGCAAACAACGATTTGCGCTGCGTCACAGTTGACACCGCGGGATGTGATAAGGTACTGTGCAATTTCAGCTCTAAGTCCCTGTTCGCCTTGAATGTCACCGTACGCCCCAAAATCCAAACTCTCTTTCATCGCTTTGATAAAAAGACGTTGCCACAGTTTCAAAGGGAACGCATCATGCGTCAACCGAGCGGGAAAAAAATCATACCGAATCTGAGGCTTTGTTTCAGATATATTCAGAGGTGTCGTTAAAGTGAGTGTGCCATATTCGCGAAACGTATCGGCAACAAAATAGCCACTTTTAGGGATACTCTCAATGTAGCCTTCCGCATAAAGTTGTTTGTATGCTAGCTCAACGGTATTTTTGCTGATGGTGTACTCCATCGCCACTTTTCGCACCGAGGGAAGTTTCGCTCCCAAAGAGAGGGAGTTTAAAATCTCCTCTTTCATGGCATCGTAGAACTGTATGTAGAGTGGTTTTGTGGCTTCTTTATCGAGGATATACATAACTGACCTCTTAAATATTTCATTAACTGGCTCTTGTATTGAGTACAGATTGAGATTATAATATCACAATATTAAAATTTAAACAAACGCATTGGAGGCGAAAATGATCTCAGAAAAATTAAAATCGGTGATGCAAAAAGAGGGAGCGGTTGCCATTGTCGCGCAAGGGAAAAACTTCCCGCATGTTGTCAACACCTGGCATTCGTACGTGACACTCAACGACGATTATTTCATGCTTCCCGTAGCAGGAATGAACACGATGGAAGAGGCTTTGGCAAACGACAATAGGGTTTTGGTAACGGTTGGAAGCAAAGAGGTAGAGGGTTTGCACGGTGAGGGTGCTGGGTTTTTACTCAATGGAAATGCAACGATTGTGTATGAGGGCGACGAATGCGACCACATGAAAGCGAATTTCCCGTGGGCAAGAGCGGTGATGAAAATCGAGATTAAAGATTTTATCCAAACAACGTAGGAGTAATGATGCGAAGAGCTGAATTTGAAGTGAAGGATACCAAATATATTGAAGCGCTATTGGCTGAGTGTGAATACGGAACACTCAGTTTGATGGATGATCATATGCCTTATGCCGTACCTCTCAATTTTGTCTGGTATGAGAAAAGCCTCTGTTTTCATGGCTCCAAGGAAGGGCGAAAAATGGAGC from Sulfurospirillum multivorans DSM 12446 carries:
- a CDS encoding pyridoxamine 5'-phosphate oxidase family protein — encoded protein: MISEKLKSVMQKEGAVAIVAQGKNFPHVVNTWHSYVTLNDDYFMLPVAGMNTMEEALANDNRVLVTVGSKEVEGLHGEGAGFLLNGNATIVYEGDECDHMKANFPWARAVMKIEIKDFIQTT